The DNA segment TGACTCTATATAAGTGGGATCACCACCCCATCAGCATGTTGCCATTAGAACTACATATATCTTCTAAACAATTTCCTAACTGTTCTAAAGTAACtagaaaaaatattctttaacCAGAAAGAATTTTATTCGATGTGTAGGATACTTAtccacaagttttttttttctatccaCGAGTTTTCATAACTCAATCATGAATAATGGAATCATCAAAGATGAAATCTGTCTGTAACTCACTATAGACTCGTAAACAAAGAGAAGATATATatgatcaatatatatatatatatccaacaacaagaagaaagaaaaggatTGAATAGAGGACTTCACAAACATTTGGCGATCTCATATGTGTTGATGTCAACTTATTAACAATCTGTTTGTTAAAACAGGTTTGTAAGTTACTCATATCATTACGGTTGGAAATggtatttacattttaataacACACTGCCTTTAGTACAGTAGTACATGATTATGTCATCACCATATTCAAAAGGTTAATGGTCTGATGCCGGATCAGAAGATTAATGGTGTGTTCTTCTCATATGACAGTATGAGACACAACATCATCTTTATATATGTGTTTGCTTTTGATTAGTTTATTGGTTCGTGATAATATTCTCAACAACCTCAAACTATCATATGAGCAGTGAAGATGATGCGAAACATACGACATTTGGTTTATCTTTTTTCTTAGGTCGTAGTacattaattattatgtttcaGTTAAGATTGAATTGCGTGATCATTATTCTTGGGAAATATATCTATTACTATAATTCTTAGTTACTAGTGTGTGTGAAATTGTTTAGTTTATACTGTATCCGTTAATGCTAATGTTTGACGGTAAACTTTATTCCATAATGATTATTTGGAGTAAAATACTTTATAagtgtaaaaaaatattctgtTTGGATTTTGGAATGGGTTAATTTGTGAAATAACCAATTTTGGAAATAAAATTAAGACTATAttattgattttgacataattagaTTTTATAGTACTTTTTCTGACAACAAAGTAGTAATATAAAACCTATCAGGAGCTCAAGCTGGAGTCAAAGATCTAACATAGTACACAGTTGAAGGGGAGTTTTGAGCATCTCGTGTAAGTTTGTCCgccattatatttttttattctggaAATATGTTGGAGTGAGAAATAAGACACAAGCTCTTTACATCGTTTTGTTGTATTTCCTTCAAAAGGGGCGGGAAAGCTGGCCATTTAGTCGGTGTAGAAAACATCTTTACCTATTGAAAACAGTCTGTTGCAAACATCACCTCAGTGAACTGTAGAATCTTCATGCAATCAATACCTCATATCAAAGCTTCACATTCAACATGGAAAGATGATAGGCTTTGAGGGATTGTCATTATGATCTTACTAGATGTCTCCCAtgtaaaagaaaacaatccTTGACCTGAAAATTCAGCTCTCGGTTTCACTGTGGTTTCTCCTTTGTGGCAAGTGTTTGATTGAGTTTGATATACCCTCTTGTTAGATGCCTTGCTTGTAGTCCCTACTTAGTTTAGATTGAGTTGTGTTTAGCTTCAATATTGCATCTTTTGCTCCATGTTTCTATGTTGTTCTGACACAAGAAAATTggtaataaaatttaacatttttaccaaaaaaacactAATAGATACCTATAACTTTAGTTGTAACATCGAAATGTTTATATGTTGGTAATGAATTAAATTATGTGTTTAGTTAAAGTCTATCACTTATGAGTTATTATTTCTTCCATATTTCTTTTCTACATAGTTAAAGTATTAAAATGTTAGGCATATTATTGGATTACTTAAGAATGTCATTTATTTATTCACAAATCTTAGATTTTTACTtatgaaattatatattatataaaatgaataaatatcaaaaaaattaaaattttgttaaattaaTCTTGCACTTATAAAAtgtggatcaaaatctagtgttttattatgttttatgaCTTCATATCTCTCATCTCCTCTAATCCTTTTTTGCATATATGTTTTTCATCTGTTTTATtcacttttctcttttttttgttcttctttgcgatttcaattttttttttcatttctcatATTCCTTATCCTTTTCATCTCTTATTTCTTTTATTGCATTCGTATCCAGTGGCTGAATCACATTGAAGTTAGAAAAGTCATCTGACCCACATAAAATCTATAAACTTTTGTTATTGGCTTATTGCCATGCTTATTGTTGTGGTGAAGTGGTTAAAATCTTCCATTATGACCCTCATGTGTTGAGTTTAAATCACACACTTGcctttttagtttaaaataaatgagTAAATGATCCATGTAAAACTAATCTCTAGCTCTGCCACTGTTCATatctcatctttttttttcctatatATTTTATCTCTTCTGTTCTTATTTATGACCATATTTACATCTTccttatttatttctttatatctttcatctttcttatactttttgcttatataattatttttttattcttctatTGAACTTcttatttctcattttttttttcattctttttgcTTTTGCCTTCATATTTTATAGAACCTTTTATCCACATATTTAATATCTTCCATTCTTATTTATGACCTCATATTTCTTATcttcataatattttttctctCTCATGTTTCTTTTTTGTTGTCTTCATATCCCATATCTATCAAATCCATCCTCCATTATTTTTTACCTTATTATCTCATCTCCTTTACTCTTCTCTTTTGACTTTGACTTCTCATTTTTACAaccttattttatattttccttgtttttcttttcattcttatttctcatctatcttattatttttgaactttatatctctcttcttcattctcctaaaattataaatatcagtcaaacaaagtgaagaaatcaaaactaaagatcaaaaccaaaaactagGTAAAATACTGAATTTCTTTTATAGAGATAAAATTTTCACATATCTATTCATATAATTTTGTATGTAGATATGTTGTGAGACAGAGAATTCAGTTGGAGAATCCAAACATATACCAGTAGGGGTTTTAGAGAGATTTGCTTTGTTTtagataaaatttatatagtcATCTTGGTTTGCCAAATCTACAGTTTTATTTTTAGTACATATAAATCTTCGCACGTATCTTATGACATCATCTTTTAGATCATTGTTGGgataagaaaatgtttttttacaccggataaacaaaaatgattaaTGTTATTTAAATGAGATTACTTACAGAGgacttttttgtttaaatttcaaaaagaaaagttatATATCATTTTAGACATAACCAATGATTATTTGACTTGGTGAAGAGGTTATATAGTGTTTACTGGCTTTTAGACTGTTTATGTCGTCTTTCGGAAAGTTCagtgatatttatttttatttttgttcttccTATTTGTCATGGATATACTGACAATCAGAATACCaaaaattatgttattttagCTTTATTATGTCAACTGTAATTGGCTCTTTTGGTAGCGAGAAATACCACACTCCCTAAATATAGAGCAAAATTACATAACTTATTACTTAGCAAGTACTAATTAACTGTATGTTGTCTAGCTTACTGCAGAGAACGAAAATGAATGGGCAAGaagatgattatgatgatgTGTTTAGATACATTTCCAGTCCAAGCTTTATGGGAATAGCTGAAGATGATGAGATTAATGATACCATGGGTACCACATTTGGTGCTGGTGATCAAGATGGTGGAAATACTATAAGGAACATTGTGCCCATCCCTCAACAGAACCAAGAACCCGAAAAGTTTTTTTCGCTTTCTTTAATTATATGATGCAATTTTCTATCAAATTTTTGAGATTAATGGACGTTAATCACTCTTTTActtttgttgtttttctttttgtgtgtaGTATATACCAGGAGTGTCCTCATCCCATGGGAACCCAAGCGAGGGTAGATGACATACAAAATGCACCGGTGGAGCGTGATTCGTTCATTAATGATTTGTTGGTCAGTCTATCTAGTCCTCTAGGAAATGCATTACCGGCATATGATTCGTTTGTGGACGACGATGTTTTGGACATTCCAGCTCCACCTTCTTCTCCTACTTTAATGCTCAATCCTGGAAGCGATTTGTCAACAGAACTTGGTCCGATGATTAATGATAGATCAACGTCGATGGTCAATCCACATGCTACACAACCAGGAAATGATGCACCACAGGATAAAGTTGATTCTGGTGGTGAAACTTCACCGGTTAACATAAACTCATTGTTGGAACTTGCTGATATTGCTATGAATGAGTTGATTATGCTGGGAGAAGTGAACAGTCCATCATGGATAATAGACTCAAGCTCTAAGAGAGTAACATTGGACTATCAAGAGTATAaaagttttttcaaaaatggtttTGAAAAACCTCCTGGATATGTTATAGAGGCTTCTAGGGAAACAGGTACAGTGCATATGGAATGCTTGCCTCTGGTCAAGACTTTTACGACGGTAACAACCTCTTAACCATTTTTAGTGccaattattcaaaaaaaaaaaaagatatacccTACATATGTTTCAAAACCCTAATCATTTACagtctttgtttttcttttctttttggacAGGACAACTGGATCAACGTGTTTGCGCCTATTGTGCCTGTGACATCAATCCATAACCTGATACCCAAAGATTCTGGTGGGCTTAGAAGTGGATCACTTAGACTGGTAATTGTGTCTTTGAATCATCTCTAATATTTTCTGATAATCCAAAAAGAATAAACATTTCAAGTTGGTGATTAAATTCTTTGGGCAGATTACAGCAGAATTTCAAGTTATTTCTCCGTTGGTGCCAAAGAGACAAGTAAAGTTTCTTAGGTACTGCAAGATGCTCAGAGTGGGGTTTTGGGTGGTTGTCGACTTCACTCCTCGTCAAGAAAATCTGAACTTCTCGTCTGATGATGGTTCTTACCGCTTACCTTCAGGTGTTATCATAGAAGATTGTGGCAATGGTTACTCCGAGGTTACTTCTAAATCATGTATCTTTTTAATTTGGTAGTATAGATCACTTCTCACTTTCAATGTGAGTTGGgttatatatatttggtttCACTTAGAAATACTACATAGAGAATATTTGAATTTACAGGTAAAATGGATTGAGCAAATCGAATATGATGAGAGCTTAATCCCTCAACTCCCCGAGCTTTTGATAAGTTCTAGAATCGGGCTAGGTGCGAAGAGGTGGTTCACTACGCTGCAGAGACACTGCGAAAATATTTCAACCCTTGCATCTATCAACCTTGATGAAATTTACCCAGGTgactctagttttttttttttaatgttcctTAAATACGTATTGAAAAATGGATGAAAAACACAATTTGTCAATCAATTGCTAACAACTATTAAAACGCGATTTAGTGTTTTGGCAGATATTCAATACAATAACCAGATTATGTTTAAggctaaaatataattacaagtCCATATATAGTATCACTTAGGGTTTTGTGATATATGTTTCCCATGTAGGACTGTCTTCAAAAGTTGCAACTGAAATAGTGAAGCTAGCTCAGCGTATGACTATAAACTACTACTTGTGTATCACTGCCTCTCCGGCGAGCATATGGAAGAGTAATGATTCAGAGAGTGCGAGACAAGACATAAGAGTGATGATCCGAAAGAACAATGTGGGTGAGCATACCAGGATTGTGTTGAGTGCAGCCACTTCTCTCTGGTTACCAGTGAGCAAGAAAACAGCGTTTGATTTCCTCATCAACCCAAGTTTCAGAAACCAGTGGGATATCTTGGCCATTGATGTCACCACCTCCATTGAAGAAAAGATCAAGATTCCATAGAAACGAAGTCTCTCTTCTTCAAATCGTGAGTTTCGAAACAGATCTGCTCTTTCTTTTTATGTTGTTGAATATATGTTTttcacatataaaaaaaaacaggaacCAGGTAACTCAGTTCTACAAGAGACGTGGAATGATGCATCTGGTGCATTACTGGTATATGCACCAGTGGACATGGAGAAGATCCTGGCAAGTGAAAATTCAAATTCTGTGCAGATTCTTCCTTCGGGGTTCTCGATATTGCCAGACGGAGGAGGAGAGACTGATCCAAACAGAAGTCGTGTAGGATGTCTACTAACACTTGGATATCAGATGTTGCATAGCGTTAAACCAACTGAAGATGTCGATCAAGATTTTGTCAAAAAAGTTGAGCGACTCATGGATCGTACTATGGGCAAGATTAAATCTGCTTTATCTAGATGATTATAGATACCTTTGCTTCTTTAGATTCTATTTGC comes from the Brassica rapa cultivar Chiifu-401-42 chromosome A01, CAAS_Brap_v3.01, whole genome shotgun sequence genome and includes:
- the LOC103863308 gene encoding LOW QUALITY PROTEIN: homeobox-leucine zipper protein HDG6 (The sequence of the model RefSeq protein was modified relative to this genomic sequence to represent the inferred CDS: inserted 2 bases in 1 codon), yielding MLSSLLQRTKMNGQEDDYDDVFRYISSPSFMGIAEDDEINDTMGTTFGAGDQDGGNTIRNIVPIPQQNQEPENIYQECPHPMGTQARVDDIQNAPVERDSFINDLLVSLSSPLGNALPAYDSFVDDDVLDIPAPPSSPTLMLNPGSDLSTELGPMINDRSTSMVNPHATQPGNDAPQDKVDSGGETSPVNINSLLELADIAMNELIMLGEVNSPSWIIDSSSKRVTLDYQEYKSFFKNGFEKPPGYVIEASRETGTVHMECLPLVKTFTTDNWINVFAPIVPVTSIHNLIPKDSGGLRSGSLRLITAEFQVISPLVPKRQVKFLRYCKMLRVGFWVVVDFTPRQENLNFSSDDGSYRLPSGVIIEDCGNGYSEVKWIEQIEYDESLIPQLPELLISSRIGLGAKRWFTTLQRHCENISTLASINLDEIYPGLSSKVATEIVKLAQRMTINYYLCITASPASIWKSNDSESARQDIRVMIRKNNVGEHTRIVLSAATSLWLPVSKKTAFDFLINPSFRNQWDILAIDVTTSIEEKIKIXHRNEVSLLQIVSNSVLQETWNDASGALLVYAPVDMEKILASENSNSVQILPSGFSILPDGGGETDPNRSRVGCLLTLGYQMLHSVKPTEDVDQDFVKKVERLMDRTMGKIKSALSR